In Labrys monachus, the genomic stretch GGCTTTGCGGCCAGCCTGCACGGCGTCCTCGTCACCGGCCTCATCGTCAGCAACAAGCTGCCGATCCCGGTCGCGATCCTGATCGTCCTGGCGGCCGGCGCCCTGATCGGACTCATCAACGGGTTGATCGTCACCAAGATACGCGTCAATTCCGTCATCGCCACGCTGGGGGTCGGCACCATCCTCACCGGCCTCTCCTTCGCCTATTCGGCCGGCGTGCCGATCGTGGCGGGCGTCCCCGAAGCCTTCCTGCAGCTTTCGCTCGGACGATGGCTCTTCGGCATCCCCAACAACATCCTGATCATGGTCGCGGTGCTCGGCGGGCTCTGGCTGCTGGTCGAGCGGACCTCGCTCGGGCAGGAGATCCAGGCCGTCGGCGGCAATCCGGCGGCGGCACGCCTGGCCGGCATCGACGTCGACCGCATCAAGATCCTCGGCTTCGTGATTTCCGGGGTCTGCGCCGCGCTGACGGGCATCCTGCTCGCCTCCCGCCTCGGCAGCGGCACGACGAGCGCCGCCGACAGCTACCTGCTCACCGCCTTCGCCGCCGTCTTCCTCGGCTCCGCCACGCTGCGCGACGGCGAGTTCCATGTCTT encodes the following:
- a CDS encoding ABC transporter permease codes for the protein MTRTATAPRSLSPRAKEFLGFFSRYATIIGLVAMVVAFSLLSPRAFPTVNNFTNVLNQASLTMIIAAGLTLAVIVGELDLSIGFAASLHGVLVTGLIVSNKLPIPVAILIVLAAGALIGLINGLIVTKIRVNSVIATLGVGTILTGLSFAYSAGVPIVAGVPEAFLQLSLGRWLFGIPNNILIMVAVLGGLWLLVERTSLGQEIQAVGGNPAAARLAGIDVDRIKILGFVISGVCAALTGILLASRLGSGTTSAADSYLLTAFAAVFLGSATLRDGEFHVFGTLVGALIIAFGFNGLNIFGAPTYSQYVLQGAILIIAVGLSSLGRFIAES